In Corynebacterium guangdongense, one DNA window encodes the following:
- a CDS encoding CopG family transcriptional regulator, translating into MAMTLRLTEEQDRALSMLAAAQGSSKHEAVVRAIVTAAARMLDDAEIAALARDEVAGFAAVEARIRRSRS; encoded by the coding sequence ATGGCTATGACACTCCGGCTCACAGAGGAGCAGGACCGCGCGCTGAGCATGCTCGCGGCCGCGCAGGGCTCGTCGAAACACGAGGCGGTGGTACGCGCCATCGTCACGGCGGCCGCCCGCATGCTTGACGACGCCGAAATCGCCGCCCTGGCCCGCGACGAAGTCGCCGGTTTCGCCGCAGTCGAAGCACGTATCCGTCGGTCGAGATCATGA
- a CDS encoding LPXTG cell wall anchor domain-containing protein → MPTQAIPIKQVPVQQAPVQQAPAKTAPAKQTPAKQTPAKQPKTEVRSLANTGVDSMVALAAVLGLVLALLGGLMLVRRREQ, encoded by the coding sequence TTGCCGACCCAGGCTATCCCGATCAAGCAGGTCCCGGTCCAGCAGGCACCGGTCCAGCAGGCACCGGCAAAGACTGCCCCTGCCAAGCAGACCCCTGCCAAGCAGACCCCTGCCAAGCAGCCGAAGACCGAGGTTCGTTCGCTGGCCAACACTGGCGTCGATTCCATGGTCGCTCTCGCAGCTGTTCTGGGCCTTGTCCTGGCACTCCTCGGTGGCCTGATGCTCGTGCGTCGACGCGAGCAGTAG
- a CDS encoding DUF6918 family protein, whose protein sequence is MTDLSQLLVGESRSAVVADLAAFVEHTVSEQSGITGMALKGGVGAAKKVKASIVPSGINRMLPEMLGEMQPYWEQFLASGQEDFGQYLNPKAGEVSDAILRVADKHAETINVPALQKVYQSLRGRAGKIMSPHVPELARILQRHMS, encoded by the coding sequence ATGACTGATCTCTCCCAGCTCCTCGTCGGCGAAAGCCGCTCCGCCGTCGTCGCCGATCTCGCCGCCTTCGTCGAGCACACGGTGTCGGAACAGTCAGGCATCACCGGGATGGCTCTCAAGGGGGGTGTCGGCGCCGCCAAGAAGGTCAAGGCGAGCATCGTCCCTTCGGGAATCAACCGCATGCTTCCGGAGATGCTCGGGGAGATGCAGCCCTACTGGGAACAGTTCCTCGCATCCGGGCAGGAGGACTTCGGGCAGTACCTGAATCCGAAGGCCGGCGAAGTCAGCGACGCCATCCTCCGCGTCGCGGACAAGCACGCCGAGACGATCAACGTCCCGGCGCTGCAGAAGGTCTATCAGTCACTGCGGGGTCGCGCAGGCAAGATCATGTCCCCTCATGTGCCGGAGCTTGCACGTATCCTGCAGCGGCACATGTCCTGA
- a CDS encoding prenyltransferase, with amino-acid sequence MNLVKVVLASSRPISWVNTAFPFAAAYLLAGGGFGWLLVVGTIFFLIPYNIAIYGINDVFDYESDIRNPRKGGVEGSVLHPKWHKPVLWASAVTTIPFLAVLLWAGTAESSLWLLLAMFTVVAYSLKGLRFKEKPVLDSLTSSAHFTLPAVVGATITGGQVDWRFWLAIAAFFLWGLASHALGAVQDIGPDREGGLTSVATELGARATTRACVIIYLIAAALLFLLPSPAWIIAVAGIGYALNAARFWNVTDATASATRRAWGVFLWLNYLVGAIVTVVLIWAIS; translated from the coding sequence ATGAATCTAGTCAAGGTCGTTCTCGCCTCTTCCCGCCCCATCAGCTGGGTGAACACGGCGTTTCCTTTCGCTGCCGCGTATCTCCTCGCGGGCGGAGGATTCGGCTGGCTTCTGGTCGTCGGCACCATCTTCTTCCTCATCCCCTACAACATCGCGATCTACGGGATCAACGACGTCTTCGACTACGAGTCGGACATCCGTAACCCTCGGAAGGGCGGCGTCGAGGGATCGGTGCTGCACCCGAAGTGGCACAAGCCTGTCCTGTGGGCCTCGGCGGTGACGACGATTCCCTTCCTGGCGGTGCTTCTCTGGGCGGGCACCGCCGAGTCTTCGCTATGGCTCCTACTTGCGATGTTCACGGTCGTCGCTTATTCGCTGAAGGGCCTGCGGTTCAAGGAAAAGCCGGTACTCGACTCCCTCACCTCGTCGGCGCATTTCACGCTCCCGGCGGTCGTGGGCGCCACCATCACCGGGGGACAGGTGGACTGGCGTTTCTGGCTGGCTATTGCGGCGTTCTTCCTCTGGGGCCTGGCGTCCCACGCGCTCGGGGCGGTCCAGGACATCGGCCCCGACCGGGAGGGTGGGTTGACGTCCGTCGCCACTGAGCTCGGCGCCCGCGCGACTACCCGAGCCTGCGTCATCATCTACCTGATCGCGGCTGCGCTGCTATTCCTTCTGCCGTCGCCGGCGTGGATTATCGCGGTGGCCGGAATCGGGTATGCGCTCAACGCGGCCCGTTTCTGGAACGTCACTGACGCCACCGCCAGCGCCACCCGCAGGGCGTGGGGTGTGTTCCTCTGGCTGAACTACTTGGTCGGCGCGATCGTCACCGTCGTGCTCATCTGGGCCATCAGCTGA
- a CDS encoding lycopene cyclase domain-containing protein: MTYLLISLPFLLVSVIVWLARFRKYPRQGAVTLIVLGVVGVLTIIFDNLMILFGNFAYGDDQNLGIFIGVMPIEDLTYPLFASLIITSFWPGKDRT, from the coding sequence ATGACCTATCTCCTCATCAGTCTGCCGTTTCTGCTCGTGTCGGTGATTGTCTGGCTGGCCCGGTTCCGGAAGTATCCCCGCCAGGGCGCCGTGACGCTGATCGTGCTCGGCGTCGTGGGTGTGCTGACCATAATCTTCGACAATCTCATGATTCTCTTCGGCAACTTCGCCTACGGGGACGACCAGAACCTCGGCATCTTCATCGGGGTAATGCCAATCGAGGACCTGACTTACCCGCTGTTCGCTTCTTTGATCATCACGTCATTCTGGCCCGGAAAGGATCGAACATGA
- a CDS encoding TetR family transcriptional regulator, with product MKNLSPEQLLAIADEFTPIARVRVRSFGALVACAAVPGARVSGVPVYDSVGSASSALREAIVKLEPLTDRNIAFSEIAAGVYRRWATA from the coding sequence ATGAAAAACCTGTCTCCGGAACAACTTCTCGCCATTGCGGATGAGTTCACTCCCATCGCCAGGGTGCGGGTGCGCTCTTTCGGCGCGCTGGTCGCCTGCGCGGCAGTGCCGGGTGCCCGGGTGTCGGGCGTTCCCGTCTACGACAGCGTCGGTTCAGCCTCATCCGCTCTCCGGGAGGCGATCGTGAAGCTCGAACCACTGACGGATCGCAATATCGCTTTTTCCGAGATCGCCGCAGGAGTCTATCGCCGCTGGGCGACCGCCTGA
- the crtI gene encoding phytoene desaturase family protein — MNNPSTAIVIGAGVAGLATAGLLARRGMEVTVVERREAVGGRAGELAVDGFRFETGPSWYLMPEAFDHFYELMGTSTEAELDLQLLDPGYRVFPEGREPVDVPYGVDAAAELFESIEPGAGAALREYLASADEVYGLALDYFLYTTFSSLSSFTNRDVLTRAREFLRLLVEPLGPYVGRRFDDTRLRQILEYPAVFLSSRPSKAPSMYHLMSHTDLTLGVRYPQGGFTSIIDSLARLAREHGVEIMLDTEVTAIMTGGKKAAATGVRVLREGRVSELPADIVVAAGDLHHTETSLLPEKLRTYDEKYFAKRDPGLGTVLALLGVEGELPELLHHNLMFSEEWEDDFNVVYDGPQATRPLGSSRSIYVCKPSATDDSVAPAGHENLFVLIPVPADEALGHGDAYQASASPQVKAIVDAAVEQIGEWAGVGDLADRVVVKRTLGPADFADRYHAWSGGSIGPAHTLAQSAFFRGKNASAKVDGLYYAGGTTAPGVGVPMCLISAENVLKRLDGDASPGPLRSVRG; from the coding sequence ATGAATAACCCATCCACCGCAATCGTCATCGGCGCCGGCGTCGCCGGGCTGGCCACCGCCGGCCTGCTGGCCCGCCGCGGAATGGAGGTGACGGTCGTGGAGCGCCGGGAGGCCGTGGGAGGCCGCGCCGGTGAGCTGGCCGTCGACGGCTTCCGCTTCGAGACCGGCCCTTCCTGGTACCTCATGCCCGAGGCCTTCGACCACTTCTACGAGCTCATGGGCACCAGCACCGAGGCGGAGCTGGATCTGCAGCTGCTCGACCCCGGTTACCGCGTTTTCCCGGAGGGGCGGGAACCGGTCGACGTTCCTTACGGCGTGGATGCGGCCGCGGAACTGTTCGAGTCCATCGAACCCGGCGCCGGTGCCGCGCTGCGTGAGTACCTGGCCAGCGCCGACGAGGTCTACGGGCTGGCGCTCGACTACTTCCTGTACACGACGTTCTCCTCGCTGTCCTCGTTCACCAACAGGGACGTGCTCACCCGGGCCCGTGAGTTCCTGCGTCTGTTGGTCGAACCGTTAGGACCGTATGTCGGCAGGCGTTTCGACGACACCCGGCTGCGCCAGATCCTCGAGTATCCGGCGGTGTTCCTCTCCTCGCGCCCCTCGAAGGCGCCGAGCATGTACCACCTGATGAGCCACACGGATCTGACCCTCGGGGTGCGCTACCCGCAGGGCGGCTTCACCTCGATCATCGATTCCCTGGCCCGTCTGGCCCGTGAGCACGGCGTCGAGATCATGCTCGACACCGAGGTCACCGCCATCATGACCGGCGGGAAGAAAGCCGCCGCGACCGGCGTGCGGGTCCTGCGCGAGGGCCGGGTTTCCGAGCTGCCCGCGGACATCGTCGTGGCCGCCGGCGATCTCCACCACACCGAGACCTCCCTGCTTCCCGAGAAGCTGCGCACCTATGACGAGAAGTACTTCGCCAAGCGCGACCCGGGGCTGGGCACCGTCCTGGCCCTGCTTGGCGTCGAGGGTGAGCTTCCGGAACTGCTCCACCACAACCTGATGTTCTCGGAGGAGTGGGAGGACGACTTCAACGTCGTCTACGACGGGCCGCAGGCCACCCGTCCGCTCGGCTCCTCGCGCTCGATCTACGTGTGCAAGCCCTCCGCCACCGACGACTCCGTGGCGCCGGCCGGACACGAGAACCTCTTCGTCCTCATCCCGGTGCCGGCCGATGAAGCGCTCGGGCACGGTGACGCCTACCAGGCGTCGGCAAGCCCGCAGGTCAAGGCCATCGTCGACGCCGCCGTCGAGCAGATCGGCGAGTGGGCGGGGGTCGGGGACCTGGCCGACCGCGTCGTCGTGAAGCGGACGCTGGGACCGGCGGATTTCGCCGACCGCTACCACGCCTGGTCCGGCGGCTCGATCGGCCCGGCCCACACCCTCGCCCAGTCGGCTTTCTTCCGCGGGAAGAACGCCTCCGCCAAGGTCGACGGGCTCTACTACGCCGGCGGCACCACCGCTCCCGGCGTCGGCGTGCCGATGTGTCTGATCTCGGCCGAGAACGTCCTCAAGCGTCTGGACGGGGACGCCAGCCCGGGACCCCTGAGGAGTGTTCGTGGGTAG
- a CDS encoding lycopene cyclase domain-containing protein: MGSLYLIVLLGTIGCMVLCDWRWNLAFFADWRRATVLSVVLVVAFMLWDVLGIITGTFYRGEATYMTGILLGPEMPLEEPIFLFFLCYLLINLTAGARRVVER, translated from the coding sequence GTGGGTAGCCTCTACCTGATTGTGCTGCTTGGCACCATCGGCTGCATGGTGCTCTGCGATTGGCGCTGGAATCTGGCGTTCTTCGCGGACTGGCGGCGTGCGACGGTGCTCAGCGTGGTGCTGGTCGTGGCCTTCATGCTGTGGGACGTGCTGGGGATCATCACCGGCACCTTCTACCGCGGGGAGGCCACCTACATGACCGGAATTCTGCTGGGTCCGGAGATGCCCCTCGAGGAGCCGATCTTCCTGTTCTTCCTCTGCTACCTCCTGATCAACCTGACCGCCGGCGCACGCAGGGTGGTTGAGCGATGA